One genomic region from uncultured Subdoligranulum sp. encodes:
- a CDS encoding AI-2E family transporter translates to MKHWLERTPRTSGDFLRLALGVAVIFGVVWQLPAIAGGVQKFLDILSPFAWGIVLAYVLDIPARFFAGKLFGGKRGFAVLLSYLLLFSVVALLLSLVVPQLVQSITSFVNSLSSYEEDIQNALTWVQQTFGIDTATLESYVGELTKELQNWFKSVSGQAAQAAAGAAAGVAGVAMDGFVTLAVSIYLLGSKDLLLRGARTCLRAALPPRQAGSLFSVCTMANRTFSGYIGGQLVDALLVGVETFILMSVFRLDYAPLIAVLVGVTNIIPVLGPFIGAVPGAVILLLESPLQAVEFVLIILVVQQVDGNFIAPRIIGSATGLPGLGVLLAIIVGGNLFGIPGMVIGVPTLAVIVTLLREAVGAGLAARGIDEDGNPLSDIKN, encoded by the coding sequence TTGAAACACTGGTTGGAACGCACCCCCAGAACGTCCGGCGATTTCCTGCGCCTGGCGCTGGGCGTGGCGGTGATCTTCGGCGTGGTATGGCAGCTGCCGGCCATCGCGGGGGGCGTGCAGAAATTTCTCGATATCCTAAGCCCCTTCGCCTGGGGCATCGTGCTGGCCTATGTGCTGGATATTCCCGCCCGGTTTTTCGCCGGCAAACTCTTTGGCGGCAAGCGGGGCTTCGCGGTGCTGCTCAGCTATCTTCTGCTGTTCAGCGTGGTGGCGCTGCTCCTCTCGCTGGTGGTGCCCCAGCTGGTGCAGAGCATCACCTCTTTCGTGAACAGCCTGAGCAGCTATGAGGAGGACATCCAGAACGCCCTGACCTGGGTGCAGCAGACCTTCGGCATCGATACCGCCACCCTGGAAAGCTATGTGGGCGAACTGACCAAGGAACTGCAGAACTGGTTCAAGTCGGTGTCGGGCCAGGCCGCCCAGGCGGCGGCCGGCGCAGCGGCGGGGGTAGCCGGCGTGGCCATGGACGGCTTCGTGACGCTGGCCGTGAGCATCTACCTGCTGGGCAGCAAGGATCTGCTGCTGCGGGGGGCGCGCACCTGCCTGCGGGCGGCGCTGCCGCCCCGCCAGGCGGGCAGCCTCTTCTCGGTGTGCACCATGGCCAACCGCACCTTCAGCGGCTACATCGGCGGCCAGCTGGTGGATGCTTTGTTGGTAGGGGTGGAGACCTTCATCCTCATGTCGGTGTTCCGGCTGGACTACGCCCCCCTCATCGCCGTGCTGGTGGGTGTGACCAACATCATCCCGGTGCTGGGTCCCTTCATCGGCGCGGTACCGGGCGCCGTCATCCTGCTGCTGGAATCCCCGCTGCAGGCGGTGGAATTCGTCCTCATCATCCTGGTGGTCCAGCAGGTGGATGGCAACTTCATTGCCCCCCGCATCATCGGCAGCGCCACCGGCCTGCCGGGCCTGGGGGTGCTGCTGGCCATCATCGTGGGCGGCAACCTGTTCGGCATCCCCGGCATGGTCATCGGCGTGCCCACCCTGGCGGTCATCGTCACGCTGCTCCGGGAGGCGGTGGGCGCCGGTCTGGCGGCCCGGGGCATCGACGAGGACGGCAACCCCCTGTCCGACATAAAAAATTAA
- a CDS encoding hydratase — MKLHPQGVYLVNGALQDSAPAGVSEADARRGTIAWSILEAHNTSGDMANLRMKFDSMTSHDITYVGIIQTARASGMERFPLPYVMTNCHNSLCAVGGTINEDDHQFALSAAHKYGGIYVPPNMAVIHSYNREMMSGCGRMILGSDSHTRYGALGTMAVGEGGGELAKQLVGRTYDMAYPGVVAIYLTGKPNPGVGPHDVALALVGATYANGYVKNKVMEFIGPGVANLSADYRNGIDVMTTETTCWSSIWQTDEVTEQYFVQHGRPEAYKELKPADVAYYDGCIELDLSTVECMIALPMHPSYAYPIRELKANAQEILAAAQEQANKQLGGKVTMDLVSKVQPDGRIYVEQGVVAGCSGGTYENICAVAEILRGKSCGNGEFKFSVYPDSMPTYLELVKNGAVADIVSAGGIFRECFCGPCFGAGDTPANGEFSIRHTTRNFPNREGSKPGEGQISAVALMDARSIAATAANGGYLTAASEVCDSEYTAPEYHFDQGVYDKRVYNGWGHPEPDYALKFGPNIKDWPEQPALSDDLLVKIVSYITDPVTTTDELIPSGETSSFRSNPLRLAEFTLSRKDPAYVPSAKAVHALDEARRAGSLPEEVAKVYAELAKLGYTPDAMATNIGSAIFANKPGDGSAREQAASCQRVLGGAANFACEYATKRYRSNCINWGMLPFLLDTPNVLDNGDYVFLPGVRKALLEAADELEAVAVKPDGGLVTFTVRLGAMTDAERQILADGCLINYYKNH, encoded by the coding sequence ATGAAACTGCACCCCCAGGGCGTGTATCTTGTGAACGGTGCGCTGCAGGACAGCGCCCCCGCCGGCGTCAGCGAGGCTGATGCGCGCCGCGGCACCATTGCCTGGTCCATTCTGGAGGCCCACAACACCAGCGGTGACATGGCCAACCTGCGCATGAAGTTCGACTCCATGACCAGCCACGACATCACCTACGTGGGCATCATACAGACGGCCCGGGCTTCCGGCATGGAGCGCTTCCCGCTGCCCTATGTCATGACCAACTGCCACAACTCCCTGTGCGCGGTGGGCGGCACCATCAACGAGGACGACCACCAGTTTGCCCTCTCTGCCGCCCACAAATACGGCGGCATCTATGTTCCGCCGAATATGGCGGTCATCCACAGCTACAACCGGGAGATGATGTCGGGCTGCGGCCGGATGATCCTGGGTTCCGACTCCCACACCCGCTACGGCGCCCTGGGCACCATGGCGGTGGGCGAGGGCGGCGGCGAGCTGGCCAAGCAGCTGGTGGGCCGTACCTATGATATGGCCTATCCCGGCGTGGTGGCCATCTACCTCACCGGCAAGCCCAACCCCGGCGTGGGCCCCCACGATGTGGCGCTGGCGCTGGTGGGCGCCACCTATGCCAACGGCTATGTGAAGAACAAGGTGATGGAGTTCATCGGCCCCGGCGTGGCCAACCTGTCGGCGGACTACCGCAACGGCATCGATGTCATGACCACCGAGACCACCTGCTGGTCCTCCATCTGGCAGACCGACGAAGTGACGGAGCAGTATTTCGTCCAGCACGGCCGCCCCGAGGCCTACAAGGAACTGAAACCCGCCGATGTGGCCTACTACGACGGCTGCATCGAGCTGGACCTTTCCACCGTGGAGTGCATGATCGCTCTGCCCATGCATCCCAGCTATGCCTATCCCATCCGGGAACTGAAGGCCAACGCCCAAGAGATTCTGGCAGCGGCCCAGGAGCAGGCCAACAAGCAGCTGGGCGGCAAGGTGACGATGGATCTGGTGAGCAAGGTGCAGCCCGACGGCCGTATCTATGTGGAGCAGGGCGTGGTGGCCGGCTGTTCCGGCGGTACCTATGAGAATATATGCGCGGTGGCCGAGATCTTGCGGGGCAAGAGCTGCGGCAACGGCGAGTTCAAGTTCAGCGTCTACCCCGACAGCATGCCCACCTACCTGGAACTGGTGAAGAACGGCGCGGTGGCGGATATTGTCAGTGCGGGCGGCATCTTCCGGGAGTGCTTCTGCGGTCCCTGCTTCGGCGCCGGCGACACCCCGGCCAACGGGGAGTTCTCCATCCGCCACACCACCCGCAACTTCCCCAACCGGGAGGGTTCCAAGCCCGGCGAGGGCCAGATCAGCGCGGTGGCCCTCATGGACGCGCGGTCCATTGCGGCCACGGCGGCCAACGGCGGCTACCTGACCGCCGCCAGCGAGGTCTGCGACAGCGAGTACACCGCCCCCGAGTACCACTTCGACCAGGGCGTCTACGACAAGCGGGTCTACAACGGCTGGGGCCATCCCGAACCGGACTACGCCCTGAAGTTCGGCCCCAACATCAAGGACTGGCCCGAGCAGCCCGCCCTCAGCGATGATCTGCTGGTGAAGATCGTCAGCTACATCACCGACCCGGTGACCACCACCGATGAGCTGATCCCCTCCGGCGAGACTTCCTCCTTCCGGTCCAACCCGCTGCGTCTGGCGGAGTTCACCCTCTCCCGCAAGGACCCGGCCTATGTGCCCAGTGCCAAGGCGGTCCACGCCCTGGATGAGGCCCGCCGCGCCGGCAGCCTGCCGGAGGAGGTGGCGAAGGTCTACGCCGAGCTGGCCAAGCTGGGCTACACCCCCGATGCAATGGCCACCAACATCGGTTCGGCCATCTTCGCCAACAAGCCCGGCGACGGTTCCGCCCGGGAACAGGCGGCCAGCTGCCAGCGGGTGCTGGGCGGTGCGGCCAACTTTGCCTGCGAGTACGCCACCAAGCGGTACCGCTCCAACTGCATCAACTGGGGCATGCTGCCCTTCCTGCTGGATACCCCCAACGTGCTGGACAACGGCGACTACGTCTTCCTGCCCGGCGTGCGCAAGGCGCTGCTGGAGGCGGCGGATGAGCTGGAGGCTGTGGCGGTCAAGCCGGACGGCGGCCTCGTGACGTTCACCGTGCGGCTGGGCGCCATGACCGACGCCGAGCGCCAGATCCTGGCGGACGGCTGCCTCATCAACTACTACAAGAACCACTGA
- a CDS encoding ATP-binding cassette domain-containing protein: protein MLELRNVGYETDDNKEILHDVSLTVQERFVAITGPNGGGKSTLAKVIAGIYQPTSGQILLDGVDITHMSITERANLGMSYAFQQPVRFKGLQVKDLLSLAAGKNTSITEACNYLSEVGLCARDYIDRELNDSLSGGELKRIEIAMVLARGTKLSIFDEPEAGIDLWSFQNLIRVFEKMYEQTRGSILIISHQERILNIADKIVVIKDGQIAKEGPRAEILPGLLGSADASSPACSVLTDKVEGVRG, encoded by the coding sequence ATGCTAGAACTGCGTAACGTCGGCTACGAAACCGACGACAATAAAGAGATCCTGCACGATGTTTCGCTTACCGTACAGGAGCGTTTTGTGGCCATCACCGGCCCCAACGGCGGCGGCAAGTCCACGCTGGCCAAGGTCATCGCCGGCATCTACCAGCCCACCAGCGGCCAGATCCTGCTGGACGGGGTGGATATCACCCATATGTCCATCACCGAGCGGGCCAACCTGGGCATGAGCTATGCCTTCCAGCAGCCGGTGCGGTTCAAGGGCCTGCAGGTCAAGGACCTGTTGAGCCTGGCCGCCGGCAAGAACACCAGCATCACCGAGGCCTGCAACTACCTCAGCGAGGTGGGACTGTGCGCCCGGGATTACATCGACCGTGAGCTCAACGACAGCCTTTCGGGCGGCGAGCTCAAGCGCATTGAAATCGCCATGGTGCTGGCCCGCGGCACCAAGCTGTCCATCTTCGACGAACCGGAAGCGGGCATCGACCTGTGGAGCTTCCAGAACCTGATCCGGGTGTTCGAGAAGATGTACGAGCAGACCCGGGGCAGCATCCTGATCATCAGCCATCAGGAGCGGATCCTGAACATTGCCGACAAGATCGTTGTCATCAAGGACGGCCAGATCGCCAAGGAAGGCCCCCGCGCCGAAATCCTGCCCGGCCTGCTGGGCAGCGCCGACGCCTCCAGCCCCGCCTGCAGCGTGCTGACCGATAAAGTAGAGGGGGTGCGCGGCTAA
- a CDS encoding AI-2E family transporter: protein MSIKRFWDKKPDTMLEWVSLVFASIAFYLFLSNLGYFVGGFTELLRILSPFAGGVVIAFVLNPMTKWFHRVLFRESPGMRWAAILLSYIVAALLLVLLGWLVVPQILSSISILFNSLPGYFESLQKTLLFLQDQYGLRMESVLRILDDSETMMSELYTVAAAAMPQIVTTIGSVASNFVAVFTAVASSIYMLAGKDKLIHQLKTLVHAFLPESVANNTLRICRYTNENFTGFFVGKIIDSLIIGVLTFVLMSILRLDFALLVSVFVGITNIIPVFGPFIGAIPSIFILLLVDPVQALIFAVLILFIQQLDGNFIGPKILGQSIGISSLWVLFSIVVGGDLFGLVGMLIGVPLFATLFGLLHEIVVYLLDRRGIDAEGNHRDAVPPEEPAACEAEASDEGREPATIS, encoded by the coding sequence TTGAGCATCAAACGTTTCTGGGATAAAAAGCCCGATACCATGTTGGAATGGGTCAGTCTGGTCTTTGCCAGCATCGCTTTTTATCTGTTCCTGAGCAACCTGGGCTATTTTGTGGGCGGCTTCACCGAGCTGCTGCGCATCCTCTCCCCCTTTGCGGGGGGCGTGGTCATCGCCTTTGTGCTCAATCCCATGACCAAATGGTTCCACCGGGTCCTCTTCCGGGAATCGCCCGGCATGCGGTGGGCCGCCATCCTGCTGTCCTACATCGTGGCGGCTCTGCTGCTGGTGCTGCTGGGCTGGCTGGTGGTGCCGCAGATCCTTTCCAGCATCTCCATCCTCTTCAACAGCCTGCCCGGCTACTTCGAGAGCCTGCAGAAGACGCTGCTCTTCCTGCAGGATCAGTACGGCCTGCGGATGGAGAGCGTCCTGCGCATCCTGGACGATTCCGAGACGATGATGTCGGAACTGTACACGGTGGCGGCCGCCGCCATGCCCCAGATCGTCACCACCATCGGCAGTGTGGCCTCCAACTTCGTGGCGGTCTTCACGGCGGTGGCCTCCAGCATCTACATGCTGGCCGGCAAGGACAAACTGATCCACCAGCTCAAGACGCTGGTCCACGCCTTCCTGCCGGAATCGGTGGCCAACAACACGCTGCGCATCTGCCGCTACACCAACGAGAACTTCACCGGCTTCTTTGTGGGCAAGATCATCGATTCCCTCATCATCGGCGTGCTCACCTTTGTGCTCATGTCCATCCTGCGGCTGGACTTCGCGCTGCTGGTCAGCGTCTTTGTGGGCATCACCAACATCATCCCGGTGTTCGGTCCCTTCATCGGCGCCATCCCCAGCATCTTCATCCTGCTGCTGGTGGACCCCGTCCAGGCGCTGATCTTCGCGGTGCTCATCCTCTTCATCCAGCAGCTGGACGGCAACTTCATCGGCCCCAAGATCCTGGGCCAGTCCATCGGCATCTCCTCGCTGTGGGTGCTGTTCTCCATCGTGGTGGGCGGCGACCTCTTCGGGCTGGTGGGCATGCTCATCGGCGTGCCGCTGTTCGCCACCCTCTTCGGGCTGCTCCATGAGATCGTGGTCTACCTGCTGGACCGCCGCGGCATCGACGCCGAGGGCAACCACCGGGACGCCGTCCCGCCGGAGGAACCTGCCGCCTGCGAGGCGGAGGCCTCCGACGAGGGCCGGGAACCCGCCACCATCTCCTGA
- a CDS encoding sodium:alanine symporter family protein: protein MEWFTALVEQASSFLWDYLLLFLLVGTGIFFTIRLRGVQLRRFGEGFHRAFGGFTLHGKKAGEDGMSSFQALTTAIAAQVGTGNITGCATAVVSGGPGALFWVWVSAFFGMATIYAEAVLAQHYKTVENGRVTGGPAYYIRAAFKGRFGRVLATIFSLLIILALGFMGNMVQSNSIGDAFANAFGLNRLLVGVIVAAIAAFIFLGGVQRIASVTEKIVPFMAAFYIVGCIVILVMNAKALPGTFAQIFVLAFDPQAMAGGVAGVTVQQAMRFGVARGLFSNEAGLGSTPHAHALAKVKQPQDQGAVAILGVFIDTFVVLTLTGLVLISSGLVPQGLTGTALTQAAFSQSFGAFGPVFIAICMFFFAFSTIIGWYFFGHTNFKALFGEKSLPVYSLIVVVFILVGSTLKVDLVWAMADFFNGLMAIPNLLALLALSGVVAAIDRGRTK, encoded by the coding sequence ATGGAATGGTTTACGGCGCTGGTGGAACAGGCCAGCAGTTTTCTGTGGGATTATCTTTTGCTGTTTCTGCTGGTGGGCACCGGCATCTTTTTCACCATCCGGCTGCGGGGCGTCCAGCTGCGCCGCTTCGGTGAGGGCTTCCACCGGGCGTTCGGCGGCTTTACCCTCCATGGCAAGAAGGCGGGGGAGGACGGCATGAGCTCCTTCCAGGCGCTGACCACCGCCATCGCGGCCCAGGTGGGCACCGGCAACATCACCGGCTGTGCCACCGCCGTGGTCAGCGGCGGCCCCGGCGCCCTGTTCTGGGTGTGGGTGTCGGCCTTCTTCGGCATGGCCACCATCTACGCCGAGGCCGTGCTGGCCCAGCACTATAAAACGGTGGAAAACGGCCGGGTCACCGGCGGTCCGGCCTACTACATCCGGGCGGCCTTCAAGGGCCGGTTCGGCCGGGTGCTGGCCACCATCTTCTCGCTGCTCATCATCCTGGCCCTGGGCTTCATGGGCAACATGGTGCAGTCCAACTCCATCGGCGATGCCTTCGCCAACGCCTTCGGCCTCAACCGGCTGCTGGTGGGCGTCATTGTGGCGGCCATCGCGGCCTTCATCTTCCTGGGCGGTGTGCAGCGCATCGCCTCCGTCACCGAGAAGATCGTCCCCTTCATGGCGGCCTTCTACATAGTGGGCTGCATCGTCATCCTGGTGATGAACGCCAAAGCCCTGCCCGGCACCTTCGCCCAGATCTTTGTGCTGGCTTTTGACCCCCAGGCCATGGCCGGCGGCGTGGCGGGCGTCACGGTGCAGCAGGCCATGCGGTTCGGCGTGGCCCGGGGCCTCTTCTCCAACGAGGCGGGCCTGGGCTCCACGCCCCATGCCCACGCCCTGGCCAAGGTCAAGCAGCCCCAGGACCAGGGCGCCGTGGCCATCCTGGGCGTCTTCATCGACACCTTCGTGGTGCTCACCCTCACGGGCCTCGTGCTGATCTCCTCCGGCCTGGTGCCCCAGGGGCTCACCGGCACCGCCCTGACCCAGGCGGCCTTCAGCCAGTCCTTCGGCGCCTTCGGCCCCGTCTTCATCGCTATCTGCATGTTCTTCTTCGCCTTCTCCACCATCATCGGCTGGTACTTCTTCGGGCACACCAACTTCAAGGCCCTCTTCGGCGAAAAGTCCCTGCCTGTCTACAGCCTCATCGTGGTGGTCTTCATCCTGGTGGGCTCCACCCTCAAGGTGGACCTGGTCTGGGCCATGGCAGACTTCTTCAACGGCCTCATGGCCATCCCCAACCTGCTGGCACTGCTGGCACTTTCGGGGGTCGTGGCCGCCATCGACCGCGGCCGCACCAAGTAA
- a CDS encoding sigma-70 family RNA polymerase sigma factor — MWALTNEEFTGLMQQYQRLVYTVCLQFVHDPHTAEDLTQDTFVAAFSAIDRCEPQYYKAWLVRVAANKCKDHLKSAWVRRVEAPGDDALPEPRGAPPGDAADPAEQLASRAGAEELETLVRNLREPYGRVAVLYFLEHKETAEIAALVGRPPATVSSQLWRAKLLLRQQIHERRRKE; from the coding sequence GTGTGGGCGCTGACCAACGAGGAATTCACCGGCCTGATGCAGCAGTATCAGCGGCTGGTCTATACAGTCTGTCTGCAGTTCGTCCACGACCCCCACACCGCAGAGGACCTGACCCAGGATACCTTTGTGGCGGCCTTTTCCGCCATCGACCGGTGCGAGCCCCAGTACTACAAGGCGTGGCTGGTGCGGGTGGCGGCCAACAAGTGCAAGGATCACCTGAAAAGCGCCTGGGTGCGCCGGGTGGAGGCGCCGGGTGACGACGCCCTGCCCGAACCCCGGGGCGCACCGCCCGGGGATGCCGCCGATCCGGCGGAACAGCTGGCCAGCCGGGCCGGAGCCGAGGAACTGGAAACGCTGGTGCGCAACCTGCGGGAACCCTACGGCCGGGTGGCGGTGCTCTACTTTCTGGAACACAAGGAGACCGCCGAAATCGCCGCCCTGGTGGGCAGACCGCCCGCCACGGTGAGCAGCCAGCTGTGGCGGGCCAAACTGCTGCTGCGCCAGCAGATTCATGAAAGGAGGCGGAAGGAATGA
- a CDS encoding SufD family Fe-S cluster assembly protein: MLDAIEKNLLKEVAELDSLPVGAYNIRANGQLESRNTTANIDIVSKTDKPGIDIYIRPFTKNESVHIPVILSQTGLKDLVYNDFHIGEGADVTIIAGCGIHNCGGGNAQHDGIHTFWLAKNAKLRYVEKHYGEGDGRGKQIMNPTTIVHLAEGAQMEMETTQIAGVDDTIRKTGGDLAEGASLVIHEKIMTTGDQHAVTDFDVDLNGEGCSANVVSRSVAKDESKQEFISHINGNCACAGHSECDAIIMDHASVIASPALTANSVDASLIHEAAIGKIAGEQLIKLMTLGLTEKEAEDQIVNGFLK; the protein is encoded by the coding sequence ATGCTGGACGCCATTGAGAAAAATCTTCTGAAGGAAGTCGCCGAACTGGACAGTCTGCCGGTGGGCGCGTACAACATCCGGGCCAACGGCCAGCTGGAGAGCCGCAACACCACGGCCAACATCGACATTGTCTCCAAGACCGACAAGCCCGGCATCGACATTTACATCCGCCCGTTCACCAAGAACGAGAGCGTGCACATCCCGGTCATTCTGAGCCAGACCGGCCTCAAGGACCTGGTGTACAATGACTTCCACATCGGCGAGGGCGCCGACGTGACCATCATCGCGGGCTGCGGCATCCACAACTGCGGCGGCGGCAACGCCCAGCACGACGGCATCCACACCTTCTGGCTGGCCAAGAACGCCAAGCTGCGCTATGTGGAAAAGCACTACGGCGAGGGCGACGGCCGGGGCAAGCAGATCATGAACCCCACCACCATCGTGCACCTGGCCGAGGGCGCCCAGATGGAGATGGAGACCACCCAGATCGCCGGCGTGGACGACACCATCCGCAAGACGGGCGGCGACCTGGCCGAGGGCGCCAGCCTGGTGATCCATGAGAAGATCATGACCACCGGCGACCAGCACGCCGTCACCGACTTTGACGTGGACCTGAACGGCGAGGGCTGCTCGGCCAACGTGGTTTCCCGCAGCGTGGCCAAGGACGAGAGCAAGCAGGAGTTCATCAGCCACATCAACGGCAACTGCGCCTGCGCCGGCCATTCGGAGTGCGACGCCATCATCATGGACCACGCCTCGGTCATCGCCAGCCCGGCCCTGACCGCCAACAGCGTGGACGCCAGCCTCATCCATGAGGCGGCCATCGGCAAGATCGCCGGGGAGCAGCTCATCAAGCTGATGACCCTGGGTCTGACCGAGAAAGAGGCCGAGGACCAGATCGTCAACGGCTTCCTGAAGTAA
- a CDS encoding folate family ECF transporter S component, with protein MLNQPLSVFSAAYWRAARAEFRNVRVLAFAGLICAMAVVLESIPIFLLGPSLKIYFSFLAVSLGCMCYGPLVGMMAGAVIDTVGFLISSFGEPYFPGFLITAILSGLLYGMMLYRRKPTVWRIILLRIIINYGSNVLLGSVWKAMLYGKGYLYYATTGLVKNTLLLPLEVFLTWVVLSAAVRYGLDRKYIHGVTVR; from the coding sequence ATGCTCAACCAACCGCTGTCCGTCTTTTCTGCCGCCTACTGGCGCGCCGCCCGGGCCGAGTTCCGCAACGTGCGGGTGCTGGCCTTCGCCGGGCTGATCTGCGCCATGGCCGTGGTGCTGGAAAGCATCCCCATCTTTTTGCTGGGGCCCAGCCTGAAGATCTATTTCAGCTTCCTGGCCGTTTCCCTGGGCTGTATGTGCTACGGCCCGCTGGTGGGCATGATGGCCGGCGCCGTCATCGATACGGTGGGCTTTCTCATTTCCAGCTTCGGGGAACCCTATTTCCCCGGCTTTCTCATCACGGCCATCCTGTCGGGGCTGCTCTACGGCATGATGCTCTACCGCCGCAAACCCACGGTGTGGCGTATCATTTTGCTGCGGATCATCATCAACTACGGCAGCAACGTGCTGTTGGGCAGCGTTTGGAAGGCCATGCTCTACGGCAAGGGCTATCTCTATTACGCCACCACCGGCCTTGTGAAAAACACCCTGCTGCTGCCCCTGGAAGTCTTCCTCACCTGGGTGGTGCTCAGCGCGGCCGTGCGATATGGCCTCGACCGCAAATATATCCACGGCGTCACCGTGCGGTGA
- the asnB gene encoding asparagine synthase B: protein MGYAGHDLPKETFTEYLLRTTSRGPDDQRVCETEFGLLGFGRLSIMGLTPEGMQPFFRGADCVVCNGELYGFRPVKKELEAEGYTFESDSDCEIILPLYYKYGLDMFKHLDAEFAMILYDSRKKLLIAARDPIGIRPLFYGYSESGCIAFASEAKNLVGLCKKIYPFPIGSYYCNGQFVRYCDIADTPAYSHDDMPEILKNIREKLVAGVDKRLDADTPVGFLLSGGLDSSLVCAIAAKKLGKPIRTFAIGMSEDAIDLKYAKQVADYLHADHTEVIINKQIVLDALEEVIAMLGTWDITTIRASVGMYLVCKYIHEHTDIRVLLTGEISDELFGYKYTDFAPSAAAFQAESQKRIRELYMYDVLRADRSISVNSLEARVPFGDLDFVKYVMAIDPARKLNTYGKGKYLLRKAFEGDWLPEEILWREKAAFSDAVGHSMVDDLKEYAEEKYTDREFAELAGKYTYARPFTKESLLYREIFEKYYPGQAEMIVDYWMPNKAWPGCDVNDPSARVLSNYGASGQ from the coding sequence ATGGGTTATGCCGGGCATGATCTGCCCAAGGAAACTTTCACCGAGTATCTGCTGCGCACCACCTCCCGCGGGCCGGACGACCAGCGGGTCTGCGAGACCGAGTTCGGTCTTCTGGGCTTCGGGCGGCTGTCCATCATGGGCCTGACGCCGGAAGGCATGCAGCCCTTCTTCCGGGGGGCCGACTGCGTGGTCTGCAACGGCGAGCTGTACGGCTTCCGCCCCGTGAAGAAGGAGCTGGAAGCGGAAGGGTATACCTTCGAGTCGGATTCCGACTGCGAGATCATCCTGCCCCTCTACTATAAGTACGGCCTGGACATGTTCAAGCATCTGGACGCCGAGTTCGCCATGATCCTCTACGACAGCCGCAAGAAGCTGCTCATCGCGGCGCGGGATCCCATCGGCATCCGGCCCCTCTTCTACGGCTACAGCGAATCGGGCTGCATCGCCTTCGCCTCGGAGGCCAAGAACCTGGTGGGTCTGTGCAAGAAGATCTATCCCTTCCCCATCGGCAGCTACTACTGCAACGGCCAGTTCGTGCGGTACTGCGACATTGCCGACACCCCGGCTTACTCCCACGACGATATGCCGGAAATTCTGAAAAACATCCGGGAGAAGCTGGTGGCCGGTGTGGACAAGCGGCTGGACGCCGACACCCCGGTGGGCTTTTTGCTCTCGGGCGGCCTGGACTCCAGCCTGGTGTGCGCCATCGCCGCCAAGAAGCTGGGCAAGCCCATCCGCACCTTTGCCATCGGCATGAGCGAGGACGCCATCGACCTGAAGTACGCCAAGCAGGTGGCGGATTACCTCCACGCCGACCACACCGAGGTCATCATCAACAAGCAGATCGTGCTGGATGCCCTGGAGGAAGTCATCGCCATGCTGGGCACCTGGGACATCACCACCATCCGCGCCTCGGTGGGCATGTACCTGGTCTGCAAATACATCCATGAGCACACCGACATCCGGGTGCTGCTCACCGGTGAAATCTCCGACGAGCTGTTCGGCTACAAGTACACCGACTTCGCCCCCAGCGCCGCCGCCTTCCAGGCCGAGAGCCAGAAGCGTATCCGGGAGCTGTATATGTACGATGTGCTGCGCGCCGACCGTTCCATCAGCGTGAACAGCCTGGAGGCCCGGGTGCCCTTCGGCGACCTGGACTTCGTGAAGTATGTCATGGCCATCGACCCGGCCAGGAAGCTGAACACCTACGGCAAGGGCAAGTACCTGCTGCGCAAGGCCTTCGAGGGCGACTGGCTGCCCGAGGAGATCCTCTGGCGTGAGAAGGCGGCCTTCAGCGACGCGGTGGGCCATTCCATGGTGGACGATCTGAAGGAGTATGCCGAGGAAAAGTACACCGACCGGGAATTCGCCGAGCTGGCGGGAAAGTACACCTACGCCCGGCCCTTCACCAAGGAGAGCCTGCTCTACCGGGAGATCTTCGAGAAGTACTATCCCGGCCAGGCCGAAATGATCGTGGACTACTGGATGCCCAACAAGGCATGGCCGGGCTGCGATGTCAACGACCCCAGCGCCCGTGTGCTGTCCAACTACGGCGCCAGCGGGCAATGA